From Pusillibacter faecalis, one genomic window encodes:
- a CDS encoding alpha-ketoacid dehydrogenase subunit beta: MSKKITVSKAIGEALHEEMLRDDKMFIMGEDMAVMGNVFAITRGFLEEFGPNRVIDTPISEEGFVGMAVGAAMRGMRPVVELMYDDFATECADPLFNQAAKIRYMTGGQCSVPMVLRAPMGSGRRNAGQHSQSLENFFCHFPGLKVVAPCSAEDAKGLLKTAIRDDDPVVFLEHKLLYARKEEIPEGEYTIPLGKASVKREGKDLTIISWSREVNFSMEAAEALSKEGIDAEVLDLRSLVPLDWDAIRASVSKTHYVVIVSEEVKRGSYAGELSAQIAEELFDELDAPVERVCGLNICSPFSPVLEDKNFPHPENIVQAVKHVLNK; encoded by the coding sequence ATGAGCAAGAAGATCACCGTCAGCAAGGCCATCGGTGAAGCCTTGCATGAGGAGATGCTCCGAGATGACAAGATGTTCATTATGGGCGAGGATATGGCTGTTATGGGAAACGTCTTCGCCATTACTCGGGGCTTTCTGGAGGAGTTTGGCCCCAACCGCGTGATCGACACGCCGATCTCTGAGGAGGGCTTTGTTGGAATGGCTGTTGGCGCGGCCATGCGCGGTATGCGACCTGTGGTGGAGCTCATGTACGATGACTTTGCCACCGAGTGTGCCGATCCCCTCTTCAACCAGGCCGCCAAGATCCGCTATATGACTGGCGGCCAGTGCAGTGTTCCCATGGTGCTGCGGGCCCCTATGGGCTCCGGCCGCCGCAACGCCGGCCAGCACTCCCAATCCCTGGAGAACTTCTTCTGCCATTTCCCTGGCCTGAAGGTTGTGGCTCCCTGCTCTGCCGAGGATGCCAAGGGCCTTCTGAAGACTGCCATCCGAGACGATGACCCCGTGGTCTTCTTAGAACACAAGCTGCTCTACGCCCGCAAGGAGGAGATTCCTGAGGGGGAATACACCATCCCGCTGGGCAAGGCCAGCGTCAAGCGCGAAGGCAAGGACCTTACAATCATCTCGTGGTCCCGAGAGGTCAACTTCTCCATGGAGGCCGCGGAAGCACTGTCCAAGGAGGGCATTGACGCGGAGGTCCTGGACCTGCGGAGCCTGGTGCCTCTGGATTGGGACGCCATCCGTGCTTCTGTTTCCAAGACTCACTATGTCGTTATTGTCAGCGAAGAGGTCAAGCGCGGCAGCTATGCCGGTGAACTCTCTGCCCAAATTGCCGAAGAGCTTTTCGATGAGCTGGATGCTCCCGTGGAGCGGGTCTGCGGACTGAATATCTGTTCTCCTTTCAGTCCTGTGCTGGAGGACAAAAATTTCCCCCATCCCGAGAACATCGTCCAGGCCGTCAAGCATGTGCTGAACAAGTGA
- a CDS encoding dihydrolipoamide acetyltransferase family protein, giving the protein MAYEILMPQLGLTMEEGTVSQWIKHEGDAVKAGDVVAEITTDKLTHELQSEHDGVLLKIVAQEGEDVPVKGVLAYIGEAGESITAAPAAAPAAAESVPAAASPAAAAPTADGRRIRISPLARKTAAKLGVTDFAAIVGSGTSGRITQKDILAAAEAMKTAPAPAPLSVAAASASEPAAPKAGLELMEGDTVVKLSGMRKVVAERMLHSHTEIPPVTQNTKVDVTELMKFRKLLLAETGRKYSVNDLILKATAKMLRQHPEILVSYDNGQMIQRAHVNIGMAVALEAGLIVPVIRDADRLGLDALADSAKDLASRAKGNKLLPDEYKGSTFSVSNLGMFGIETFTPIVNQPDAAILGVCAVQDELTLAEDGSVSKRQVMRLSFTYDHRLIDGATAAKFVMDLRDLLQSPMCIVL; this is encoded by the coding sequence ATGGCATATGAAATTTTGATGCCGCAGCTGGGCCTAACGATGGAGGAGGGCACCGTCTCCCAGTGGATCAAGCACGAGGGCGATGCGGTAAAGGCGGGCGACGTGGTCGCAGAGATTACCACAGATAAGCTGACTCATGAGCTTCAGAGCGAGCACGATGGTGTGCTTCTAAAAATCGTGGCCCAGGAGGGGGAGGATGTTCCTGTAAAGGGGGTCCTCGCCTATATCGGTGAGGCTGGGGAGAGCATCACAGCTGCACCGGCCGCTGCGCCTGCGGCAGCGGAATCAGTTCCTGCTGCAGCATCCCCCGCGGCAGCTGCTCCTACTGCGGACGGCAGGCGCATTCGCATCTCGCCTCTGGCCCGGAAGACCGCGGCTAAGCTGGGTGTTACGGACTTTGCCGCTATCGTGGGCAGCGGCACCTCTGGCCGCATCACCCAGAAGGATATCCTGGCAGCCGCTGAGGCTATGAAGACTGCTCCTGCCCCAGCGCCTCTCTCCGTAGCGGCCGCTTCTGCCTCAGAGCCCGCTGCACCCAAGGCCGGTCTGGAGCTGATGGAGGGAGACACCGTGGTGAAACTCTCCGGCATGCGCAAGGTGGTGGCGGAGCGGATGCTCCATTCCCACACTGAAATTCCACCGGTGACTCAGAACACCAAGGTGGATGTGACAGAGCTGATGAAGTTCCGGAAACTTCTGCTGGCGGAAACCGGCCGGAAGTACTCTGTCAACGACTTGATCCTCAAAGCAACCGCTAAGATGCTGCGCCAGCATCCTGAGATTTTGGTGAGCTATGATAACGGCCAGATGATCCAGCGGGCTCATGTGAACATCGGCATGGCCGTGGCACTGGAGGCCGGGCTGATCGTTCCTGTGATTCGGGACGCCGACCGCCTGGGCTTGGATGCCTTGGCAGACAGTGCCAAAGATCTGGCTTCCCGGGCCAAGGGCAACAAGCTCCTTCCAGATGAGTACAAGGGGTCCACCTTCTCCGTTTCCAACCTGGGAATGTTCGGTATTGAGACCTTCACGCCCATTGTTAACCAGCCAGATGCCGCAATTCTGGGTGTCTGCGCGGTGCAGGATGAGCTGACCCTGGCGGAGGATGGTTCGGTAAGCAAGCGACAGGTCATGCGACTGTCTTTCACTTACGACCACAGGCTCATTGACGGCGCCACTGCCGCCAAGTTCGTCATGGACCTGCGCGATCTGCTGCAGAGTCCCATGTGTATCGTATTGTAA
- a CDS encoding GntP family permease, producing MTIAFSVIGILLAFGALIFAAYKKISMFLAAVLAAAIVALFGGLDVAASIVGAEGPFLIGMKDFVGSWLVVFAMGALLGALYDKSGATWRISSTLINKAGTQWTLLIYVLVGGLLVYGGIQVTVMIFVLLPFAKILFPKAGIPWYLFPGITGLAIATFAMGQMPGSLQMQNIIPSRLLGTELTAAPVEGILATLFMIIAGVGYLSWQCKRGRNDPAAAIENYQVQGGILDEKELEGRAPHFLVSLIPMVVTFVLINGFGVELLYGLGAGCILSVLMFWKALNGVHGVSDVLSEGFNNGIFPCIIIAAVVGVGKVVSATEVFALVQENIINLPLPGLLKVAAITTIIAGITGSASGGLTIALELFGETFVSWGYTPEIIHRVASIACGGLDTLPWNGTVVMLFALSGVSYKKGYLHVAVETVILPLLSLVPVFIYYSLTH from the coding sequence ATGACTATCGCATTCAGTGTGATCGGCATTCTCCTGGCATTCGGTGCGCTGATCTTCGCAGCGTATAAGAAGATCAGTATGTTCCTGGCGGCTGTTCTGGCAGCAGCCATTGTGGCGCTCTTCGGCGGCTTAGATGTGGCGGCCTCCATCGTAGGGGCCGAGGGTCCCTTCCTGATTGGTATGAAAGACTTTGTCGGCAGTTGGCTTGTGGTCTTTGCCATGGGCGCGCTGCTGGGTGCTCTGTATGACAAGAGCGGTGCCACCTGGCGGATCAGCAGTACTCTGATCAACAAGGCAGGCACCCAGTGGACCCTGCTAATCTATGTTCTAGTAGGCGGTCTGCTGGTTTACGGCGGCATTCAGGTTACTGTCATGATCTTTGTACTTCTGCCCTTCGCTAAGATCCTTTTCCCAAAGGCAGGCATTCCATGGTATCTGTTCCCTGGCATCACTGGCTTGGCCATCGCTACCTTTGCCATGGGACAGATGCCCGGCAGCCTGCAGATGCAAAATATTATCCCCTCTCGGTTACTGGGTACCGAGCTTACCGCCGCTCCGGTGGAGGGCATTCTCGCTACGCTCTTCATGATCATTGCGGGTGTTGGCTACCTCTCTTGGCAGTGCAAGCGCGGCCGCAACGATCCTGCCGCTGCCATCGAGAACTATCAGGTCCAGGGCGGTATTCTGGATGAGAAAGAGCTGGAGGGCCGCGCCCCTCACTTCCTGGTGTCTCTGATCCCCATGGTGGTGACCTTTGTCCTGATCAACGGCTTCGGTGTGGAACTGCTCTACGGTCTCGGCGCAGGTTGTATTCTCTCCGTCCTGATGTTCTGGAAGGCCCTGAACGGCGTCCACGGTGTCAGCGACGTTCTCTCTGAGGGCTTCAACAACGGCATTTTCCCCTGCATCATTATCGCGGCCGTGGTAGGCGTTGGCAAGGTGGTCTCCGCTACGGAGGTCTTTGCTCTGGTCCAGGAAAATATCATCAATCTACCTCTGCCGGGTCTTCTGAAAGTGGCCGCTATCACCACGATCATTGCCGGTATTACGGGTTCTGCCTCCGGCGGCCTGACCATCGCCCTGGAGCTTTTTGGCGAGACCTTTGTCTCCTGGGGTTACACGCCCGAGATCATTCACCGTGTAGCATCCATCGCCTGCGGCGGGCTTGATACGCTTCCCTGGAATGGAACGGTAGTCATGCTGTTCGCGCTCTCCGGCGTTTCCTACAAAAAGGGGTATCTGCATGTGGCGGTGGAAACCGTCATCCTGCCACTGCTGTCCCTGGTCCCTGTGTTTATCTATTACTCCCTCACTCACTGA
- a CDS encoding NAD(P)-dependent oxidoreductase yields MKTIGYLGLGIMGYGMTSNLIDKSGITVYGFDPIPALRERFEKRGGKATADAAELYRACDIIFMCLPTNAIVKNTITDIMNTARPGTIIVDMGSTSPYVIKELHATAQKKGFHLLDSPVSGGETGANGGSLVIMSGGEKEVFEEVKPYLLMMGKSATYMGPSGCGSTAKIANNMMVGIHLLAMDEAYAFATKAGLDPKTLFDAIHGGFAQSAVMDLKVPKILSRDFSASARIAVHLKDVNNAMELAEHLGVEIPMTKIVKEQMDWMDAHGMIDEDQCALVKYYEDAMSVEVK; encoded by the coding sequence ATGAAGACCATTGGCTACCTGGGGCTGGGCATCATGGGCTATGGCATGACGTCCAATCTGATTGATAAGAGCGGCATTACAGTTTATGGCTTTGACCCGATCCCCGCTCTGCGGGAGCGTTTTGAAAAACGCGGCGGCAAGGCCACGGCAGACGCTGCTGAACTCTACCGCGCCTGTGATATCATCTTCATGTGCCTGCCCACCAATGCCATCGTGAAGAACACCATCACGGACATTATGAATACTGCCCGTCCCGGCACCATCATTGTGGACATGGGCTCCACCTCTCCCTATGTGATCAAGGAGCTCCACGCCACCGCCCAGAAGAAGGGCTTTCACCTGCTGGATTCTCCCGTCAGCGGCGGCGAGACCGGCGCCAACGGCGGCAGCCTTGTCATCATGTCCGGAGGTGAGAAGGAGGTCTTTGAGGAGGTCAAGCCCTATCTTCTCATGATGGGCAAGAGCGCCACTTATATGGGGCCCTCCGGATGCGGTTCCACCGCCAAGATTGCCAACAACATGATGGTTGGTATTCACCTGCTGGCCATGGACGAGGCCTATGCCTTTGCAACCAAGGCTGGCCTGGACCCCAAAACTCTCTTTGATGCCATTCACGGCGGCTTCGCACAGAGCGCCGTGATGGACCTGAAGGTCCCCAAAATCCTCAGCCGGGACTTCAGCGCCAGCGCCCGCATTGCCGTTCATCTAAAGGACGTCAACAATGCCATGGAACTGGCCGAGCACCTGGGCGTGGAAATTCCGATGACCAAGATTGTCAAGGAACAGATGGACTGGATGGATGCCCACGGCATGATTGATGAGGATCAATGCGCTCTGGTAAAATATTACGAGGACGCCATGAGCGTTGAGGTCAAGTAA
- the lpdA gene encoding dihydrolipoyl dehydrogenase encodes MAYEILMPQLGLTMEEGTVSQWMKHEGDAVKAGDVVAEITTDKLTHELQSERDGVLLKIVAQEGDDVPVKGILAYIGEAGERVTAAPAAAAPATSAADLKSVIVVGGGPGGYVAAIRAAQLGAKVTLIEREHLGGTCLNIGCIPTKCLLHSAELVSEIQDQGKHIGVEVSGVTVNFPQVIAHKNDISRQLTSGVAALLKANKVSKIDGEASFTAPKTLRVAKKDGSSETMAADAIILATGSINSQPPIPGLMENPNCIDSTGALSLEKLPKTMVVIGGGVIGLELACAYAAFGTKITVIEAQDRMLPMLDGDLTKVGVAHMKKMGMEFHLECPVQSVEASPMGAKVVCRDKSGAVVSFEAEKVLVAIGRKANTASLNLEAGQVEHDRGRILVNDRMETSVPGVYAIGDCVFGHAQLAHTASAMGEVAAENICGQSASYDEATNPTCVYIEPEAASVGLTEEQAKAQGIDYTVGKFPLSANGKSLILNGGEGLVKIIAGKEYGEVLGMHIIGPRATDLIAEGALAIGGEMTLDEIVATIHSHPTVTESVRECALDALGRAVHIPPRKKK; translated from the coding sequence ATGGCATATGAAATTTTAATGCCGCAGCTGGGCTTGACCATGGAGGAGGGCACCGTCTCCCAGTGGATGAAACACGAAGGCGATGCGGTAAAGGCGGGCGACGTGGTCGCAGAGATTACCACAGACAAGCTGACTCATGAGCTTCAAAGCGAGCGCGATGGTGTGCTTCTAAAAATCGTGGCCCAGGAGGGGGACGACGTCCCTGTAAAGGGCATTCTCGCCTATATCGGTGAGGCTGGGGAGCGCGTCACAGCCGCACCGGCTGCTGCTGCTCCTGCGACTTCTGCCGCGGATCTCAAGAGTGTGATCGTGGTGGGCGGAGGTCCCGGCGGCTATGTAGCTGCCATCCGGGCGGCCCAGTTGGGTGCGAAGGTCACCCTCATCGAAAGGGAGCATCTGGGCGGCACCTGCCTGAACATAGGCTGCATTCCAACCAAGTGTCTGCTGCACTCTGCGGAGCTGGTCTCTGAGATCCAGGACCAGGGGAAGCACATCGGTGTGGAAGTTAGCGGCGTTACCGTGAACTTTCCCCAGGTCATTGCCCATAAGAACGATATCAGCCGGCAGCTTACCAGCGGTGTTGCCGCCCTACTGAAGGCCAACAAGGTGTCAAAGATTGATGGTGAAGCCAGCTTCACCGCTCCCAAAACCCTGAGGGTCGCCAAGAAGGACGGTTCTTCAGAGACCATGGCGGCGGACGCCATCATTCTGGCAACCGGCTCTATCAATTCCCAGCCTCCCATCCCCGGTCTGATGGAGAACCCTAACTGCATCGACTCAACCGGCGCTCTCAGCCTGGAAAAGCTGCCCAAGACCATGGTGGTCATCGGCGGCGGCGTCATCGGTTTAGAGCTGGCCTGCGCTTATGCGGCCTTCGGCACCAAGATCACGGTGATCGAAGCTCAGGACCGCATGCTGCCCATGCTGGATGGCGACCTCACGAAGGTAGGGGTGGCCCATATGAAGAAGATGGGTATGGAGTTCCACCTGGAGTGCCCGGTGCAGTCCGTGGAGGCCTCCCCCATGGGAGCCAAAGTAGTCTGCAGGGACAAATCCGGCGCTGTTGTCTCCTTTGAAGCGGAGAAGGTCCTGGTCGCCATCGGCCGCAAGGCCAACACTGCCTCCTTGAATCTGGAAGCTGGACAGGTTGAACATGACCGGGGCCGCATCCTTGTCAATGACCGGATGGAAACCTCTGTTCCCGGTGTATATGCCATCGGTGATTGTGTCTTTGGCCATGCGCAGCTGGCGCACACCGCTTCCGCCATGGGCGAGGTGGCGGCAGAGAACATCTGCGGGCAGTCTGCATCCTATGACGAGGCCACCAATCCCACCTGCGTCTACATTGAGCCGGAGGCGGCCTCCGTGGGTCTCACGGAGGAGCAGGCCAAGGCTCAGGGAATTGACTACACGGTAGGAAAATTTCCTCTCAGCGCCAACGGCAAGTCCCTGATCCTCAATGGCGGCGAGGGGCTGGTCAAGATCATCGCTGGGAAAGAATACGGCGAGGTCTTGGGGATGCACATCATTGGGCCTCGTGCCACCGATCTCATTGCTGAGGGCGCGCTGGCCATTGGTGGAGAGATGACCTTAGATGAGATCGTTGCCACCATCCACTCTCATCCCACGGTAACAGAGTCCGTCCGGGAATGTGCCTTGGACGCCCTGGGGCGGGCGGTGCACATTCCACCCCGCAAGAAAAAATAA
- a CDS encoding AEC family transporter, which produces MNDFWFSFHAVTPIFLCCVVGYFLRQMRVVGDTFVEDSTKVVFYVAIPCGILESMLSCDLKTVFNPKLILFTVAAIFLAAAVLVVTVPRIIQDRAKAATVTVDMFRGNFAILGIPLATSLLGESGAAPTMTLIPFGMILYNVLTVLILVMFTEERHNRIGKAVKDALVKALKNPLTIASVISLLLGIFTLDLPAVLDNTIAKLADMTTGLALVMLGSQFNFRGCWSRLRYSIPTILVRLVLIPLAVVSTAAAVGFRSAELVAVYVFFAAPSAVNCFILASRLGGDQDIAADAVLTTSCASVVTLTLGIFLLKSMRLI; this is translated from the coding sequence TTGAACGATTTTTGGTTCAGCTTTCATGCAGTAACCCCTATTTTTCTGTGCTGCGTCGTGGGGTACTTTCTGCGGCAGATGCGTGTGGTAGGAGATACCTTTGTAGAGGATAGCACAAAGGTGGTTTTCTATGTAGCAATTCCCTGTGGGATTTTGGAAAGTATGCTGTCCTGTGATTTAAAAACTGTTTTTAACCCCAAATTGATTCTTTTTACAGTAGCGGCAATTTTTTTGGCAGCGGCAGTTCTGGTAGTTACAGTGCCCCGTATCATACAAGATCGTGCAAAGGCGGCAACTGTTACCGTGGACATGTTTCGAGGGAACTTTGCCATTCTTGGGATTCCCTTGGCAACAAGTCTGTTGGGGGAGTCTGGGGCCGCCCCCACTATGACGCTGATCCCATTCGGCATGATTCTGTATAATGTCCTCACGGTTTTAATTTTAGTGATGTTCACGGAGGAGAGGCATAACAGAATTGGAAAGGCCGTGAAAGACGCGCTGGTGAAGGCTCTGAAAAATCCGCTGACCATTGCTTCCGTCATTAGTTTGCTGCTGGGGATTTTTACGCTGGATTTACCTGCGGTTCTTGACAACACGATTGCAAAACTAGCGGACATGACTACGGGGCTAGCCTTGGTAATGCTGGGCTCCCAATTTAATTTCAGAGGATGCTGGAGCCGTTTGCGCTATTCAATCCCGACGATTCTCGTTCGCCTGGTGCTCATCCCATTGGCGGTGGTTAGTACGGCGGCTGCCGTGGGCTTCCGCTCTGCAGAGCTGGTAGCTGTATATGTGTTTTTTGCGGCACCTTCTGCGGTAAACTGCTTTATCCTGGCCAGCCGCCTGGGGGGAGATCAGGACATTGCAGCGGATGCCGTGTTGACGACATCCTGCGCCTCTGTTGTGACACTGACACTGGGCATATTCCTATTAAAATCCATGCGGCTGATATAA
- a CDS encoding lipoate--protein ligase, giving the protein MPATKPTVYLETHSQDPAYNLAFEETVLKVRKDRPYLLLWQNDNTIVVGQNQNTAAEIDPDFVEAHHIHVVRRITGGGAVYHDLGNLNYSFLTDVDNAADMTYQQFTRPVVEALQGLGLQAEASGRNDILVEGRKVSGTAQRLLGKRMLFHGTLLFDSDLSTIAGALRADPSKFQSKSAQSVRSRVGNIRSFLKEDMNLPAFWQYLKSSFGGEGLESGSLTQEELAAVQALKENKYDTWEWTYGRSPHFTFINKRKWPGGMLEAGLQVTEGHIEDLRFYGDFLSLTSLDGTVEALRGVPYRRREVEKILKTLPLDRCFGSLTPQEILDTIFA; this is encoded by the coding sequence ATGCCTGCCACCAAGCCCACCGTATATCTGGAGACTCACAGCCAGGACCCGGCCTACAACCTGGCCTTTGAGGAAACCGTTCTGAAGGTTCGGAAGGACCGGCCATATTTGCTGCTCTGGCAGAATGACAACACCATTGTAGTAGGCCAAAATCAGAACACCGCCGCAGAAATTGATCCGGACTTTGTGGAGGCGCATCATATCCATGTAGTTCGCAGAATCACCGGCGGCGGCGCTGTCTATCACGACCTGGGGAATCTCAACTATTCCTTTTTGACAGATGTGGACAATGCCGCTGACATGACCTATCAGCAGTTTACCCGTCCGGTGGTGGAAGCGCTTCAGGGACTGGGGCTTCAGGCGGAAGCCTCCGGCCGTAATGACATCCTGGTAGAGGGACGCAAGGTCTCCGGTACGGCCCAGCGTCTGCTGGGCAAGCGAATGCTCTTCCACGGGACGCTGCTCTTTGATTCCGATCTCAGCACGATCGCTGGCGCCCTTCGGGCAGATCCGTCGAAGTTTCAGTCTAAGAGCGCACAGTCCGTCCGTTCACGGGTGGGAAACATTCGTTCCTTTTTGAAAGAGGATATGAACCTGCCGGCTTTCTGGCAGTATCTCAAGAGTTCCTTCGGCGGCGAGGGGCTGGAGAGCGGAAGCCTGACGCAGGAGGAGCTGGCAGCGGTCCAGGCGCTGAAGGAGAACAAGTATGACACATGGGAGTGGACTTATGGCCGATCTCCGCATTTTACCTTCATCAATAAGCGTAAGTGGCCAGGCGGCATGCTGGAGGCAGGCCTCCAAGTGACAGAAGGGCACATTGAGGATCTCCGCTTTTACGGGGATTTCCTCTCTCTCACATCCCTGGATGGTACGGTGGAGGCCCTGCGGGGAGTTCCCTACCGCCGGAGAGAGGTGGAAAAAATTCTAAAAACGCTGCCGCTGGACCGTTGCTTTGGCTCCCTGACACCCCAGGAGATCCTGGATACCATCTTTGCCTGA
- a CDS encoding IclR family transcriptional regulator, translated as MPPNEPGKMKGPIQSVSRAAAILRCFFDSAELSLQEISERVELHKSTTSTLVTTLKNEHFLEQDPQTNKYRLGMTAFLLGANSNINLSTITQPFLLELNGKYRETVNLAAPIGSDIIYLNKIDSEHSMRTCTRVGHQLPFYCTANGKIIFSYYGQEELHMIIQSLSLQQFTKHTISDPQRLEQELTEAKKNGYACDNEELEVGLCCYAAPIFDYTHYPTAAISISGPCFRMGPPAREQMIADLKSSAQKITDLLVASKYVSSRNTG; from the coding sequence ATGCCGCCAAACGAGCCTGGCAAAATGAAGGGGCCGATTCAGTCCGTATCCCGGGCTGCTGCAATATTGAGGTGCTTTTTTGACTCCGCTGAATTGAGCCTGCAGGAAATCAGCGAGCGAGTGGAGCTGCACAAATCGACCACCTCGACTCTTGTGACCACATTAAAAAACGAACACTTTCTGGAACAGGACCCTCAGACCAACAAGTATCGGCTTGGAATGACTGCGTTTTTGCTGGGCGCGAACTCCAACATTAACCTCAGCACCATCACACAGCCCTTTTTGTTGGAGCTGAATGGAAAGTACCGCGAGACTGTAAATTTGGCTGCGCCAATCGGCAGCGATATTATTTATCTGAATAAAATCGACAGTGAACACTCCATGAGGACTTGTACACGAGTGGGGCACCAGCTTCCATTTTATTGTACGGCCAACGGTAAAATCATTTTTTCCTATTATGGGCAGGAAGAGCTGCACATGATCATACAGAGCCTTTCGCTGCAGCAGTTTACCAAGCACACGATTTCTGATCCGCAGCGGCTGGAGCAGGAGCTGACAGAGGCAAAGAAAAACGGATACGCGTGTGATAATGAGGAACTGGAGGTTGGCCTTTGCTGCTACGCGGCTCCTATTTTTGATTACACACATTATCCCACGGCCGCAATCAGCATTTCCGGCCCGTGTTTTCGAATGGGACCCCCGGCGCGGGAGCAAATGATTGCGGACCTGAAAAGCTCTGCCCAAAAGATTACAGACCTTTTGGTGGCCTCCAAGTATGTTTCCTCCAGAAATACAGGATGA
- a CDS encoding thiamine pyrophosphate-dependent dehydrogenase E1 component subunit alpha, whose protein sequence is MATYDKDFLLSLYRNMVRIRAFEEHAAECFTKGMLAGNIHLSIGQEAAEAGAFAAIEPKDYFTSTHRGHGHAIARGADPKLAMAELFGKATGYCKGKGGSMHIADMKKMNHLGANGIVGAGQPISAGSALASKIMEDGSVTVGCFGDGATNEGSFHESLNMAAAWKLPMVWFIENNCYGVSTEIHRITNTPDLASRAAAYGVPYAVVDGTDPIAVYEAMKVAMEHARSGQGPYLVEAKVYRYQGHYCGDPAVYRPKEYMEQALKNDGIMKLGKRLLEAGATQEELDAVKSAAEAEMDEAVKFADESPYPDPATVLDDMYVTDNERCVAR, encoded by the coding sequence ATGGCAACCTATGACAAGGACTTCCTGCTGTCGCTGTACCGGAATATGGTTCGAATCCGGGCTTTTGAGGAGCATGCAGCCGAATGCTTTACCAAGGGCATGCTGGCCGGCAATATCCATTTGAGTATCGGCCAGGAAGCCGCCGAAGCCGGCGCCTTTGCGGCCATCGAGCCCAAAGATTACTTCACCTCCACCCACCGTGGCCATGGCCATGCCATCGCCCGAGGCGCGGACCCCAAGTTGGCCATGGCAGAGCTCTTCGGCAAGGCCACCGGCTACTGCAAGGGCAAGGGCGGCTCCATGCACATTGCGGATATGAAGAAAATGAACCACCTGGGCGCCAATGGCATCGTAGGTGCCGGCCAGCCCATCTCCGCTGGCAGCGCACTGGCCTCCAAGATTATGGAGGATGGCTCCGTCACCGTTGGCTGCTTCGGCGATGGCGCTACCAACGAAGGCTCTTTCCACGAGTCCCTGAATATGGCCGCCGCCTGGAAGCTGCCTATGGTCTGGTTCATCGAGAACAATTGCTACGGTGTTTCTACCGAGATCCACCGCATCACCAACACCCCGGATCTGGCATCCCGAGCCGCTGCCTATGGTGTGCCCTATGCCGTGGTGGACGGGACCGATCCCATAGCTGTTTATGAGGCCATGAAGGTAGCCATGGAGCATGCCCGCTCCGGCCAGGGTCCTTACCTTGTGGAGGCCAAAGTCTACCGCTATCAGGGCCATTACTGCGGCGATCCCGCCGTATATCGCCCCAAGGAGTACATGGAGCAGGCCTTAAAGAATGACGGCATCATGAAGCTGGGCAAGCGGCTGCTGGAAGCCGGCGCCACCCAGGAGGAACTGGACGCTGTGAAGTCGGCGGCGGAAGCCGAGATGGACGAGGCTGTAAAGTTTGCGGACGAGTCCCCTTATCCCGACCCCGCCACCGTGCTCGATGATATGTATGTGACCGATAACGAAAGGTGCGTGGCAAGATGA